The Papaver somniferum cultivar HN1 chromosome 3, ASM357369v1, whole genome shotgun sequence genome includes a region encoding these proteins:
- the LOC113356601 gene encoding branched-chain amino acid aminotransferase 2, chloroplastic-like, whose translation MEISAVHGVGGGSLITQNRNHTKSANAILLPSFNNGRKLFSPSSLKLQNQCISSPLQAASSTACRDSGTVAETIIREQDELADICWDNLGFGLVPTDQMYMSKCSTGGNFSKGELQRYGNIELSPSSGVLNYGQGLFEGLKAYRKENGSILLFRPEENASRMVQGAERMCMPSPTVEQFVEAVKLTVMANKRWVPPVGKGSLYIRPLLMGSGAVLGLAPAPEYTFLIYVSPVGNYFKEGLAPINLVVENDFHRATPGGTGGVKTIGNYASVLKAQSAAKAKGYSDVLYLDSTHKKYLEEVSSCNVFLVKGKTISTPAIKGTILPGITRKSIIDVARSQGFEVEERLISVEELLDAEEVFCTGTAVVVSPVGSITYLGKRISYGGESGVGVVSQQLYSSLTNLQMGLTEDKLGWTVELK comes from the exons ATGGAGATCAGCGCCGTCCATGGAGTTGGAGGAGGAAGTCTCATCACCCAGAACAGAAATCACACTAAATCTGCCAATGCTATTCTTCTTCCAAGCTTCAATAATGGCAGAAAACTCTTCTCTCCTTCTTCTTTGAAG CTTCAGAATCAATGTATCTCTTCGCCTCTTCAAGCAGCATCTTCTACTGCTTGTAGAGATTCAGGAACTGTTGCTGAAACTATTATTAG GGAGCAAGATGAGCTAGCTGATATATGCTGGGATAATCTGGGGTTTGGCCTTGTACCAACAGACCAGATGTATATGTCTAAGTGTTCTACAGGGGGGAACTTCTCCAAAGGAGAATTACAACGTTATGGGAACATTGAGTTGAGTCCATCATCTGGAGTCTTAAATTATGGGCAG GGATTATTCGAAGGATTGAAGGCATACAGGAAAGAAAATGGTTCTATTCTGTTGTTTCGCCCCGAGGAAAATGCTTCACGAATGGTTCAAGGTGCTGAGAGAATGTGCATGCCCTCTCCTACCGTTGAACAATTTGTGGAAGCTGTGAAGCTTACGGTGATGGCAAATAAGCGTTGG GTTCCGCCTGTAGGCAAAGGCTCGCTATACATCCGGCCACTTCTCATGGGCAGCGGAGCAGTTCTTGGTCTTGCACCCGCTCCTGAGTACACATTTCTCATTTATGTGTCACCAGTTGGAAATTACTTCAAG GAGGGTTTGGCACCAATAAATTTGGTGGTTGAGAATGATTTCCATCGTGCAACTCCTGGAGGGACTGGAGGTGTAAAGACTATAGGGAATTATGCTTCG GTCCTGAAGGCACAATCTGCAGCTAAAGCAAAAGGCTACTCTGATGTTTTATATCTGGATTCAACCCACAAAAAATATCTGGAGGAGGTCTCATCTTGTAATGTGTTTCTTGTGAAG GGTAAAACCATATCTACTCCAGCAATCAAAGGGACGATTTTGCCGGGCATTACCCGTAAGAGTATAATCGATGTTGCCCGAAGTCAAGGTTTCGAG GTTGAGGAGCGGCTTATCTCGGTGGAGGAATTACTTGATGCTGAAGAAGTCTTCTGTACGGGAACAGCTGTGGTTGTATCGCCGGTGGGAAGCATAACTTATCTTGGCAAAAG GATATCATACGGTGGGGAGAGTGGAGTTGGTGTTGTTTCTCAACAACTCTATTCGTCTCTTACGAATTTACAAATGGGTCTTACTGAGGACAAACTGGGCTGGACTGTCGAGTTAAAATAG